In a genomic window of Wyeomyia smithii strain HCP4-BCI-WySm-NY-G18 chromosome 1, ASM2978416v1, whole genome shotgun sequence:
- the LOC129717104 gene encoding uncharacterized protein LOC129717104: MIFGNLWNNSWIEELWEKFGETLVEFKSHDDFPPESGDAYDKERREFSNRNYRAKPFLLERIKEHQAPPLLEQSTHAGDTTTQGSLDHVRLPQIKLQSFDGNIDEWLSFRDLFTSLMHCKVDLPEVEKFHYLKGCLQGEPKSLVDPLQITRSNYLIAWDMLLKRYDNSKQLKSDRSNRCFSCQQFLRNAPTNFMLY; the protein is encoded by the coding sequence ATGATATTTGGGAATTTGTGGAACAATTCCTGGATCGAGGAATTGTGGGAGAAATTTGGGGAGACACTTGTCGAGTTTAAATCACACGACGATTTTCCACCCGAGAGTGGAGACGCCTACGACAAAGAGAGAAGAGAGTTCAGTAACCGTAATTATCGTGCAAAGCCGTTCCTGTTGGAGCGAATTAAGGAACACCAAGCTCCTCCACTGTTGGAACAATCCACCCATGCAGGTGATACTACAACGCAAGGTTCGCTCGACCACGTTCGTCTCCCGCAAATCAAGCTGCAGTCGTTTGACGGGAACATTGATGAATGGCTAAGCTTTCGAGATCTGTTCACGTCTCTTATGCATTGTAAGGTGGATCTGCCAGAGGTTGAAAAATTCCACTACCTTAAGGGTTGCCTGCAAGGGGAACCGAAGAGTCTAGTTGACCCATTGCAAATTACTAGATCAAACTACTTGATCGCTTGGGATATGCTGCTAAAAAGGTACGACAACAGCAAACAATTGAAAAGCGACAGGTCCAATCGCTGTTTCAGTTGCCAACAGTTTCTAAGGAATGCCCCAACCAACTTCATGCTTTATTAG